A section of the Labrus mixtus chromosome 15, fLabMix1.1, whole genome shotgun sequence genome encodes:
- the prickle3 gene encoding prickle-like protein 2 isoform X1: MFLRGSKKRRSNRSQEEEDPDRGQPCMRCGDQCPGFRVHGWRKICVHCKCVREEHVVRSVPGQLEKMMTKLVSDFQRHSISDDDSGCASEEYAWVPPGLKPEQVYQYFSCLPEDRVPYVNSQGERYRIKQLLHQLPAHDSEPQYCNALDDEEKKELRLFSQQRKRENLGRGVVRLFPVTMTGAICKQCGRQICGGDIAVFASRAGHSNCWHPQCFQCASCSELLVDLIYFYQDGQIYCGRHHAERLKPRCQACDEIILADECTEAEGRYWHMKHFCCFECEAALGGQRYIMKESRPYCCSCYESMYAEYCDTCGEHIGIDQGQMTYEGQHWHAVETCFCCARCQLPLLGRPFLPRAGLIFCSRSCSLGEDPNNSDSCDSALQSRMSQHRRGGTAERQQQPQCGSLVQPLEGISPPITPAKDYIHTAVENRGVHCTAPVQNGAPSPRGSYSPLPHIHLGNGLGPSWPSDLPHYSLLPADSGIKPPVAGHQFQAQLNGNTGLTSLNSRGTSTAKDCRNWVEKTNQVMQVFPPQINSHVHPLISPDSPTLPPNPSVLPPPLPIKSKDLMPPELPPPILPPPEICPSDSPTPLTRSSTARVSFREPISSSYSVDEDEDENEEELQEGVENQQDEDQVEEGFGSRLNLQKGIPPQMDLLDGSSYQQRSLRRGWSRSRVPSDPALHPGPERHCHRSRSERPQLETLDWKGDKERDNRGSASLTLHPGHYKHGDSCSTCSSSSDSEEEGFFLGQPIPLPPQLRKQPQEEGKEREGGEEREVQRDSGLRGSFRRRRAHSLGAKDKDKNCAIS; the protein is encoded by the exons ATGTTCCTGCGGGGATCAAAAAAGCGACGGTCTAACCGCTCG caggaggaagaggacccAGACAGAGGGCAGCCCTGCATGCGCTGTGGGGATCAGTGCCCTGGCTTCCGTGTCCACGGCTGGAG AAAGATTTGTGTTCACTGCAAGTGTGTGCGAGAGGAACATGTTGTGCGCTCAGTGCCGGGCCAGCTGGAAAAGATGATGACAAAGCTGGTATCAGACTTCCAGAGACACTCCATCTCTGACGACGACTCAGGCTGCGCCTCAGAGGAGTACGCATGGGTCCCACCTGGGCTCAAGCCCGAACAG GTTTACCAGTATTTCAGCTGCCTGCCGGAGGACAGAGTGCCTTATGTGAACAGTCAAGGAGAGAGATACCGAATCAAACAACTTCTGCACCAGCTCCCGGCCCACGACAGCGAG CCTCAGTACTGTAACGCTCTGGACgacgaggagaagaaggagctgCGTTTGTTCAgtcagcagagaaaaagagaaaacttgGGCCGAGGCGTCGTCAGACTCTTCCCAGTGACGATGACGGGAGCCATCTGCAAGCAG TGCGGCAGGCAGATCTGCGGTGGAGACATAGCTGTGTTTGCCAGTCGGGCGGGACACAGCAACTGCTGGCACCCTCAGTGTTTCCAGTGTGCCTCCTGCAGCGAGCTTCTGGTTGATCTGATCTACTTCTACCAGGATGGACAGATCTACTGCGGCCGGCACCACGCTGAGAGGCTCAAACCCCGCTGCCAGGCCTGTGACGAG ATTATTCTGGCGGATGAATGTACGGAGGCAGAGGGAAGATACTGGCACATGAAGCACTTCTGTTGTTTTGAGTGTGAGGCGGCGCTGGGCGGTCAGCGTTACATCATGAAAGAGAGTCGACCGTACTGCTGCTCCTGCTACGAGTCGATGTATGCAGAGTACTGCGACACCTGCGGAGAACACATAG GTATCGACCAGGGCCAGATGACCTATGAGGGTCAGCACTGGCACGCTGTGGAGACGTGTTTCTGCTGCGCACGCTgtcagctccctctgctggggCGTCCATTTCTCCCTAGAGCCGGGCTCATCTTCTGCTCAAGATCCTGCTCGCTTGGAGAAGACCCCAACAACTCTGACTCGTGTGACTCCGCGCTGCAGAGCAGAATGTCTCAGCACAGGCGTGGTGGGACAGCAGAGAGGCAACAGCAGCCACAGTGTGGGTCACTAGTGCAGCCACTAGAGGGCATCAGTCCTCCTATTACTCCTGCAAAAGACTACATTCACACTGCAGTGGAAAACAGAG gtgttcacTGTACTGCTCCAGTGCAAAACGGAGCTCCTTCACCAAGAGGCTCCTACTCCCCTCTTCCACACATTCATCTAGGAAATGGCTTAGGTCCATCTTGGCCCAGTGACCTTCCTCATTACAGTTTACTTCCTGCAGACAGTGGCATCAAACCTCCTGTGGCTGGTCATCAGTTTCAGGCACAGCTCAATGGAAACACTGGACTAACTAGTCTTAATTCAAGAGGAACCTCCACGGCTAAAGACTGCAGGAACTGGGTGGAAAAGACAAATCAAGTTATGCAAG tgtttcctcCTCAGATAAACTCGCATGTGCACCCCCTCATTTCCCCCGACTCCCCTACCCTCCCGCCCAACCCCTCCGTCCTGCCGCCTCCTCTGCCCATTAAATCTAAAGACTTGATGCCCCCGGAGTTGCCTCCACCAATCCTTCCCCCACCAGAGATTTGCCCCTCTGACTCTCCAACTCCGCTGACtcgcagcagcacagccagAGTCAGCTTCAGAGAGCCGATCAGCAGCAGCTACTCTGTCGACGAGGATGAAGATGAGAACGAGGAGGAGCTGCAAGAGGGAGTGGAAAACCAGCAGGATGAAGATCAGGTGGAGGAAGGTTTCGGAAGCAGGTTAAATCTACAGAAAGGCATCCCGCCGCAGATGGATCTACTGG ATGGATCCTCTTACCAACAGCGTAGTCTGAGGCGAGGCTGGAGTCGCAGCCGTGTCCCCTCCGACCCCGCTCTCCACCCGGGACCGGAGAGGCACTGCCATCGCTCGCGGTCAGAGCGCCCTCAGCTTGAAACGCTCGATTGGAAAGGTGACAAAGAGAGGGACAACCGGGGCTCTGCCTCGTTGACCCTCCACCCTGGCCATTACAAACACGGAGACTCCTGCTCCAcctgctcctcgtcctcagACTCGGAGGAAGAGGGCTTCTTCCTGGGACAGCCCATCCCGCTGCCTCCCCAGCTTCGAAAGCAACCACAGGAGGAGGGcaaggaaagagagggaggggaggagagggaggtgcAAAGAGACTCAGGGCTGAGAGGAAGCTTCAGGCGGAGACGAGCTCACAGTCTGGGTGCAAAGGACAAAGATAAAAACTGTGCTATCTCCTAA
- the prickle3 gene encoding prickle-like protein 2 isoform X2: MMTKLVSDFQRHSISDDDSGCASEEYAWVPPGLKPEQVYQYFSCLPEDRVPYVNSQGERYRIKQLLHQLPAHDSEPQYCNALDDEEKKELRLFSQQRKRENLGRGVVRLFPVTMTGAICKQCGRQICGGDIAVFASRAGHSNCWHPQCFQCASCSELLVDLIYFYQDGQIYCGRHHAERLKPRCQACDEIILADECTEAEGRYWHMKHFCCFECEAALGGQRYIMKESRPYCCSCYESMYAEYCDTCGEHIGIDQGQMTYEGQHWHAVETCFCCARCQLPLLGRPFLPRAGLIFCSRSCSLGEDPNNSDSCDSALQSRMSQHRRGGTAERQQQPQCGSLVQPLEGISPPITPAKDYIHTAVENRGVHCTAPVQNGAPSPRGSYSPLPHIHLGNGLGPSWPSDLPHYSLLPADSGIKPPVAGHQFQAQLNGNTGLTSLNSRGTSTAKDCRNWVEKTNQVMQVFPPQINSHVHPLISPDSPTLPPNPSVLPPPLPIKSKDLMPPELPPPILPPPEICPSDSPTPLTRSSTARVSFREPISSSYSVDEDEDENEEELQEGVENQQDEDQVEEGFGSRLNLQKGIPPQMDLLDGSSYQQRSLRRGWSRSRVPSDPALHPGPERHCHRSRSERPQLETLDWKGDKERDNRGSASLTLHPGHYKHGDSCSTCSSSSDSEEEGFFLGQPIPLPPQLRKQPQEEGKEREGGEEREVQRDSGLRGSFRRRRAHSLGAKDKDKNCAIS, from the exons ATGATGACAAAGCTGGTATCAGACTTCCAGAGACACTCCATCTCTGACGACGACTCAGGCTGCGCCTCAGAGGAGTACGCATGGGTCCCACCTGGGCTCAAGCCCGAACAG GTTTACCAGTATTTCAGCTGCCTGCCGGAGGACAGAGTGCCTTATGTGAACAGTCAAGGAGAGAGATACCGAATCAAACAACTTCTGCACCAGCTCCCGGCCCACGACAGCGAG CCTCAGTACTGTAACGCTCTGGACgacgaggagaagaaggagctgCGTTTGTTCAgtcagcagagaaaaagagaaaacttgGGCCGAGGCGTCGTCAGACTCTTCCCAGTGACGATGACGGGAGCCATCTGCAAGCAG TGCGGCAGGCAGATCTGCGGTGGAGACATAGCTGTGTTTGCCAGTCGGGCGGGACACAGCAACTGCTGGCACCCTCAGTGTTTCCAGTGTGCCTCCTGCAGCGAGCTTCTGGTTGATCTGATCTACTTCTACCAGGATGGACAGATCTACTGCGGCCGGCACCACGCTGAGAGGCTCAAACCCCGCTGCCAGGCCTGTGACGAG ATTATTCTGGCGGATGAATGTACGGAGGCAGAGGGAAGATACTGGCACATGAAGCACTTCTGTTGTTTTGAGTGTGAGGCGGCGCTGGGCGGTCAGCGTTACATCATGAAAGAGAGTCGACCGTACTGCTGCTCCTGCTACGAGTCGATGTATGCAGAGTACTGCGACACCTGCGGAGAACACATAG GTATCGACCAGGGCCAGATGACCTATGAGGGTCAGCACTGGCACGCTGTGGAGACGTGTTTCTGCTGCGCACGCTgtcagctccctctgctggggCGTCCATTTCTCCCTAGAGCCGGGCTCATCTTCTGCTCAAGATCCTGCTCGCTTGGAGAAGACCCCAACAACTCTGACTCGTGTGACTCCGCGCTGCAGAGCAGAATGTCTCAGCACAGGCGTGGTGGGACAGCAGAGAGGCAACAGCAGCCACAGTGTGGGTCACTAGTGCAGCCACTAGAGGGCATCAGTCCTCCTATTACTCCTGCAAAAGACTACATTCACACTGCAGTGGAAAACAGAG gtgttcacTGTACTGCTCCAGTGCAAAACGGAGCTCCTTCACCAAGAGGCTCCTACTCCCCTCTTCCACACATTCATCTAGGAAATGGCTTAGGTCCATCTTGGCCCAGTGACCTTCCTCATTACAGTTTACTTCCTGCAGACAGTGGCATCAAACCTCCTGTGGCTGGTCATCAGTTTCAGGCACAGCTCAATGGAAACACTGGACTAACTAGTCTTAATTCAAGAGGAACCTCCACGGCTAAAGACTGCAGGAACTGGGTGGAAAAGACAAATCAAGTTATGCAAG tgtttcctcCTCAGATAAACTCGCATGTGCACCCCCTCATTTCCCCCGACTCCCCTACCCTCCCGCCCAACCCCTCCGTCCTGCCGCCTCCTCTGCCCATTAAATCTAAAGACTTGATGCCCCCGGAGTTGCCTCCACCAATCCTTCCCCCACCAGAGATTTGCCCCTCTGACTCTCCAACTCCGCTGACtcgcagcagcacagccagAGTCAGCTTCAGAGAGCCGATCAGCAGCAGCTACTCTGTCGACGAGGATGAAGATGAGAACGAGGAGGAGCTGCAAGAGGGAGTGGAAAACCAGCAGGATGAAGATCAGGTGGAGGAAGGTTTCGGAAGCAGGTTAAATCTACAGAAAGGCATCCCGCCGCAGATGGATCTACTGG ATGGATCCTCTTACCAACAGCGTAGTCTGAGGCGAGGCTGGAGTCGCAGCCGTGTCCCCTCCGACCCCGCTCTCCACCCGGGACCGGAGAGGCACTGCCATCGCTCGCGGTCAGAGCGCCCTCAGCTTGAAACGCTCGATTGGAAAGGTGACAAAGAGAGGGACAACCGGGGCTCTGCCTCGTTGACCCTCCACCCTGGCCATTACAAACACGGAGACTCCTGCTCCAcctgctcctcgtcctcagACTCGGAGGAAGAGGGCTTCTTCCTGGGACAGCCCATCCCGCTGCCTCCCCAGCTTCGAAAGCAACCACAGGAGGAGGGcaaggaaagagagggaggggaggagagggaggtgcAAAGAGACTCAGGGCTGAGAGGAAGCTTCAGGCGGAGACGAGCTCACAGTCTGGGTGCAAAGGACAAAGATAAAAACTGTGCTATCTCCTAA
- the fam110a gene encoding protein FAM110A, translating to MPSGTIQHLPRQPARTVMTATPPRLRQKGPVGPDFLRQFPTADGRPKQSAVERLEADKAKYVKSQVALSKQQPVRPPDVRKPLLNPSTALRPTRKTPTPTKAKQEGVQLDLEHLSNLISGVNDGPQSGVKAEDRPDGAESSPQPTPAGTPQKKERPCPPPRPNWSSPAKVRLKASGPARVEGPVSTGSPAAGTVRRVDVMPQAGPARTPCRPPQFIRQPLQPLHSQSPLRPVASRLRVFPPRTTTLSPLKPVVALPKPENPAPSPDGTPVLAPHLLNLPVFPPTSPAITRLSSSSSRKRRSLTRSKSDMSDRFSRAGTELERFFNLCGLDPADLQEWTGSSSDIVSLARFRSVSAPGSEVAGSGREEEDEEDAEEDAKNAAGRVPYGVSVIERNARVIKWLYGLRHAKDNANKSTDL from the coding sequence atgccttcaGGGACTATCCAACACCTTCCAAGACAACCAGCGAGGACTGTTATGACTGCAACACCCCCACGCCTACGCCAAAAGGGTCCAGTGGGTCCAGACTTCCTCCGGCAGTTCCCGACCGCAGACGGCAGACCCAAGCAGAGCGCGGTGGAGCGGCTGGAAGCAGACAAGGCCAAATATGTGAAAAGTCAGGTAGCTCTTTCCAAACAGCAGCCCGTGAGGCCTCCTGATGTTCGGAAACCCCTGCTGAACCCTAGTACAGCTCTGCGGCCCACAAGGAAGACCCCGACCCCAACCAAAGCAAAGCAGGAGGGAGTCCAGCTTGACTTGGAGCACCTGAGTAACCTCATCAGTGGTGTGAACGACGGACCGCAGTCTGGTGTCAAAGCAGAGGACAGACCCGATGGCGCAGAAAGCTCGCCTCAGCCGACTCCTGCGGGGACCCCTCAGAAAAAGGAGAGGCCGTGTCCCCCTCCCCGTCCTAATTGGTCCAGTCCAGCTAAAGTGAGATTAAAAGCTTCTGGTCCTGCAAGAGTAGAGGGTCCTGTTTCTACAGGGTCTCCTGCTGCAGGGACGGTACGCAGAGTGGACGTCATGCCTCAGGCCGGCCCTGCGAGGACGCCCTGCAGGCCACCGCAGTTCATCCGACAACCCCTTCAGCCTTTACACTCCCAGTCTCCACTCCGCCCGGTTGCCTCTCGTCTGCGTGTCTTCCCCCCCAGAACAACAACTTTAAGTCCGCTGAAACCAGTCGTTGCTCTGCCGAAACCTGAAAACCCTGCTCCCTCTCCAGATGGAACCCCCGTCCTTGCTCCGCATCTTCTTAACCTCCCTGTGTTTCCTCCCACGTCCCCTGCAATCACTCGTctgtcctcctccagctccagaAAACGCCGCTCCCTGACCCGGTCTAAATCGGACATGAGCGATCGCTTCTCCCGGGCCGGCACAGAGCTGGAGCGCTTCTTCAACCTGTGTGGCCTGGACCCCGCAGACCTGCAGGAGTGGACCGGATCTAGTTCTGATATTGTGTCACTTGCGCGCTTCCGCAGCGTAAGCGCTCCAGGGTCCGAGGTTGCGGGCTcgggcagagaggaggaagacgaggaggatgCGGAGGAGGACGCTAAGAATGCTGCTGGTCGCGTGCCTTATGGTGtttctgttattgagagaaatGCCCGAGTGATAAAGTGGCTGTACGGACTCCGGCATGCAAAGGACAATGCAAACAAGAGCACAGATTTATAG